A single window of Caminicella sporogenes DSM 14501 DNA harbors:
- a CDS encoding efflux RND transporter permease subunit produces MNKLIKILIDKRKVTIFLAAIIAFLGAYSYYMLPRQESPDVAAPMAMIITPYPGASAKDVNDLVSKKIEDELYEIDGYDYSKSTSKEGLSIVFVAFENGTDSDKAMQDVRNAVIDAKSELPDGVMDSIINTDLVETAGIIISLSGENYTYEQLASFGEQFKDKLSDIDGISKFNVEGELDKEVKVEVDIKKLNQLGLSLEDLYKILKAQNIEIPSGDIETENGKIKVKTPGIYTSIDDIRNTIIGVSPETGVVSRLSDIADVYMGLEENVEKYKQDGKNAVLLTGYFKKSKNIVLVGKKVRRALDEVKANLPKDLIVEEVIYQPDDVSKSVNDFMINLVEGIIFVIIVVFLGMGLRNAIVVSTAIPLSILMTFGVMYLMGIYIHQISLTALIIALGVLVDNAIVISDTIQVKIDNGVEKLKAAFEGTSMSAVPIFTATLTTIAAFSPLLGIPGAPGDFLKAIPQVLIISIIAAYIVAMFITPAMSAVFFKKSNQKRKKESVIRKFFKNALRLGLKRRLLTTIGAFIILVFVIKVVMPMLPAEFFPYADKNVFYIEMETEVAGDMDATERLTDEVTELLSGEKEITGYTVSIGDGIPKFYVTIPPATPSQDYAQMVIKFNLGEGDNRRFKTNEDFAEYIQKKLDENISGGKCTVHLLQLALPGAKVVARVSGENIDRLIEVSEQIKDILRNIEGTKNVRDDMKDRTYQYEVRVDEDKAMNLGITKYDIQRQINIALYGAKPSVFRRNGNEYNILLKSNVKNIDELENLEIKSSVTGKKVPLKQFADIGLKSKLDAIKRYDRKQTITVEADTLPTGDPVFIENKLEEKLKTIDTSGVKITFDGEREKIRENFGIVGVLAVFAVFLIYVVLVVQFNSFVQPIVILVTIPLSLIGSILGLYIFNQPLSLTGFLGIIALIGLVVKNGILLIEYINDARKVGYEIDEACVDAVDKRFNAIILSAATTIMGLVPLALSGSDLFAPMAVSLMTGLLVSTFLTMVVIPVIYSLIENFILKFKNRRKALKA; encoded by the coding sequence ATGAATAAGCTAATAAAAATATTAATTGACAAAAGGAAAGTTACAATATTTTTAGCTGCAATAATTGCGTTTTTAGGGGCATATTCTTACTACATGCTTCCAAGACAAGAAAGTCCTGATGTAGCAGCACCTATGGCTATGATAATAACTCCCTACCCCGGAGCGTCAGCAAAGGATGTAAATGATTTAGTATCAAAGAAAATAGAAGATGAACTGTACGAAATAGATGGATATGACTATTCTAAATCTACATCTAAAGAGGGACTTTCAATAGTATTTGTAGCTTTTGAAAATGGAACGGATTCAGATAAAGCAATGCAGGATGTAAGAAATGCAGTAATTGATGCTAAAAGTGAACTTCCAGATGGAGTAATGGACAGTATTATTAACACAGATTTAGTAGAAACAGCAGGTATTATCATAAGTTTATCAGGTGAAAATTATACTTATGAACAATTAGCATCTTTTGGAGAACAGTTTAAAGATAAATTATCCGATATAGATGGCATATCAAAATTTAATGTTGAAGGAGAACTTGATAAAGAAGTAAAGGTTGAAGTAGATATTAAAAAACTTAATCAGTTAGGGTTATCCTTAGAGGACTTATATAAAATACTCAAAGCACAAAATATTGAAATACCTTCTGGGGATATAGAAACGGAGAACGGTAAGATAAAGGTAAAAACTCCGGGTATATATACATCAATAGATGACATAAGAAATACAATTATAGGGGTATCACCTGAAACAGGAGTAGTTTCAAGACTATCAGATATTGCAGATGTATACATGGGGCTTGAAGAAAATGTAGAGAAATATAAACAAGACGGAAAAAATGCAGTACTTTTAACAGGATACTTTAAAAAGAGCAAAAATATAGTTTTAGTAGGAAAAAAGGTTAGAAGGGCACTTGATGAAGTAAAAGCAAATCTTCCAAAAGATTTAATAGTTGAAGAAGTTATTTATCAGCCAGATGATGTAAGTAAGTCTGTAAATGACTTTATGATAAATCTAGTTGAAGGTATTATTTTCGTTATTATAGTAGTATTTTTAGGTATGGGGCTTAGAAATGCCATAGTAGTTTCTACAGCTATACCACTTTCTATACTTATGACATTTGGAGTAATGTATTTGATGGGTATATATATACATCAAATATCATTAACTGCACTAATTATTGCATTAGGTGTACTAGTGGATAATGCTATAGTAATAAGTGATACTATTCAAGTAAAAATTGATAACGGTGTAGAAAAACTTAAAGCTGCATTTGAGGGAACGAGTATGTCAGCTGTACCAATTTTTACAGCGACTTTAACAACGATAGCAGCATTTTCACCATTACTTGGAATACCGGGAGCACCGGGAGATTTTCTAAAAGCGATACCACAAGTACTTATCATATCAATTATTGCGGCTTATATAGTGGCTATGTTTATAACACCTGCTATGTCAGCAGTATTCTTTAAAAAGAGTAATCAGAAAAGAAAAAAAGAAAGTGTTATAAGGAAATTCTTTAAAAATGCTTTAAGATTAGGATTAAAGAGAAGATTATTAACAACTATTGGAGCGTTTATAATTTTAGTGTTTGTAATAAAAGTTGTTATGCCAATGCTTCCGGCAGAGTTTTTCCCTTATGCAGATAAAAATGTATTTTATATAGAAATGGAAACAGAAGTTGCCGGAGATATGGATGCTACAGAAAGACTTACAGATGAAGTTACAGAGCTTTTGTCTGGTGAAAAGGAGATAACTGGGTATACAGTTTCGATTGGAGATGGAATTCCTAAGTTTTATGTTACAATTCCACCTGCAACTCCTTCACAAGATTATGCTCAGATGGTAATTAAATTTAATCTTGGAGAAGGAGATAACAGAAGATTTAAGACAAATGAAGATTTTGCAGAATATATACAAAAGAAATTAGATGAAAATATTTCAGGTGGAAAATGTACAGTACATCTTTTACAATTGGCACTTCCGGGAGCTAAGGTAGTTGCTAGAGTATCAGGAGAAAATATTGACAGATTGATAGAAGTATCTGAACAGATTAAAGACATTTTAAGAAATATTGAAGGAACAAAAAATGTAAGAGATGATATGAAAGATAGAACATATCAGTATGAAGTTAGAGTAGATGAAGATAAAGCAATGAATCTTGGAATAACTAAATACGATATACAAAGACAGATTAATATAGCTCTTTATGGTGCTAAACCTTCAGTATTTAGAAGAAATGGTAACGAATACAATATACTTTTAAAGAGTAATGTAAAAAATATAGATGAACTTGAAAATCTTGAAATTAAATCTTCAGTAACAGGTAAAAAAGTACCATTAAAACAATTTGCCGATATAGGATTAAAATCTAAACTTGATGCTATCAAGAGATATGATAGGAAACAAACTATAACAGTGGAAGCTGATACACTTCCTACTGGCGACCCTGTTTTTATAGAAAATAAATTAGAGGAAAAATTAAAAACTATTGATACATCAGGAGTTAAAATTACATTTGATGGCGAAAGAGAAAAGATAAGAGAAAACTTTGGTATAGTTGGGGTGTTGGCTGTATTTGCTGTATTTTTGATATATGTTGTATTGGTAGTACAGTTTAATTCATTCGTTCAGCCTATTGTAATACTAGTTACAATACCATTATCACTTATAGGTTCTATACTTGGATTGTATATATTTAATCAGCCGTTATCACTTACAGGGTTCTTGGGGATTATAGCCCTTATAGGACTTGTAGTAAAAAATGGTATACTACTTATAGAATATATAAATGACGCTAGAAAAGTAGGATATGAAATAGATGAAGCTTGTGTTGATGCAGTAGACAAGAGATTTAATGCTATAATATTGAGTGCAGCTACAACTATTATGGGATTAGTACCTCTTGCATTATCAGGAAGTGATTTATTTGCTCCTATGGCTGTATCCTTGATGACTGGATTATTGGTATCTACTTTCTTAACTATGGTTGTAATACCTGTTATCTACAGTTTGATAGAAAATTTCATATTAAAGTTTAAAAATAGAAGAAAGGCTCTTAAAGCATAA
- a CDS encoding CTP synthase, with product MSTKYIFITGGVVSSLGKGITAASLGQLLKARGLKVSIQKFDPYINVDPGTMSPYQHGEVFVTEDGAETDLDLGHYERFIDINLSKYSNVTTGKIYWSVIRKERKGEYLGGTVQVIPHITNEIKDRVFRVAKDTNPDVVITEIGGTVGDIESLPFLEAIRQIKYDVGKENVMYIHVTLIPYLGKAGELKTKPTQHSVKQLREIGIQPDVIVCRTERPISDDIKNKIGLFCNLDPKNVVSNMDCDSLYEVPLLLEKEGLPQIVCSRLNLECGEPDLEEWKKIVEIERNPKSEVKIALVGKYVELKDAYMSVAESLKHAGIANEAKVNIDWIHSEHVTEENVEKLLKDADGILVPGGFGDRGIEGKILAVKYARENKIPYFGICLGMQLAVIEFARNVIGLKDAHSSELNPETTNPVIDLMPEQEDIEDMGGTMRLGVYPCKIYEGTKAHEAYGEDLIYERHRHRYEFNNHYREILTNAGLVISGISPDERLVEIIELKDHPWFVAGQFHPEFKSRPTKAHPLFREFIKAALNFKTNK from the coding sequence GTGTCAACAAAATACATCTTCATTACAGGCGGAGTAGTATCATCACTAGGAAAAGGTATCACAGCAGCATCTCTCGGACAGCTTCTTAAAGCCAGAGGACTTAAAGTAAGTATTCAAAAATTTGACCCATATATAAATGTAGACCCGGGTACAATGAGTCCATATCAGCATGGAGAAGTATTTGTTACAGAAGACGGAGCAGAAACAGACCTCGACCTTGGACACTATGAAAGATTTATAGACATTAATTTAAGCAAATACAGCAACGTTACCACTGGAAAAATATACTGGTCAGTAATTAGAAAAGAAAGAAAAGGAGAATATCTTGGAGGAACAGTTCAAGTTATTCCGCATATAACAAATGAAATAAAAGATAGAGTATTTAGAGTAGCGAAGGATACTAATCCAGACGTAGTTATAACAGAAATAGGAGGTACAGTAGGAGATATAGAAAGTCTGCCTTTTCTTGAAGCAATAAGACAGATTAAATATGATGTAGGAAAAGAAAATGTAATGTATATCCATGTAACATTAATACCTTATTTGGGAAAAGCAGGAGAATTAAAAACTAAACCAACACAGCACAGCGTAAAACAGCTTAGAGAAATAGGTATTCAGCCAGATGTAATAGTTTGTAGAACAGAAAGACCTATTAGTGATGACATAAAAAATAAGATAGGACTTTTCTGCAATCTTGACCCTAAAAATGTAGTTTCAAATATGGACTGTGATTCGCTTTATGAAGTTCCATTATTATTAGAAAAGGAAGGTTTGCCGCAAATTGTATGCAGTAGATTAAATCTTGAGTGCGGTGAGCCAGACCTTGAAGAATGGAAAAAGATTGTAGAAATAGAGAGAAATCCAAAAAGTGAAGTAAAAATAGCTCTTGTAGGTAAATATGTAGAACTTAAAGATGCATATATGTCAGTAGCAGAGTCGTTAAAACATGCAGGAATAGCTAATGAAGCTAAAGTAAATATAGATTGGATACATTCAGAACACGTTACAGAAGAAAATGTAGAAAAGCTTCTTAAAGATGCTGATGGGATATTAGTACCCGGAGGATTTGGAGATAGAGGAATAGAAGGTAAAATACTAGCAGTAAAATATGCAAGAGAGAATAAAATACCATACTTTGGCATATGTCTTGGAATGCAGCTTGCAGTAATAGAATTTGCCAGAAATGTGATAGGATTAAAAGATGCTCACAGTTCAGAACTAAACCCGGAAACAACTAATCCTGTTATAGATTTAATGCCTGAACAAGAAGATATAGAAGATATGGGTGGAACTATGAGATTAGGAGTATATCCATGTAAAATATACGAAGGAACAAAGGCACATGAAGCCTATGGAGAAGATTTGATATATGAAAGACACAGACATAGATATGAATTTAACAATCATTATAGAGAAATACTTACAAATGCTGGATTAGTTATAAGTGGTATATCACCAGATGAAAGACTAGTAGAAATAATAGAACTTAAAGACCATCCGTGGTTTGTAGCAGGACAATTCCATCCGGAATTTAAATCAAGACCAACAAAAGCACATCCATTATTTAGAGAATTTATAAAAGCAGCACTAAACTTCAAAACAAACAAATAA
- a CDS encoding S-layer homology domain-containing protein, which produces MKKILIFTIIFLVFLSFNSYASPVGFTGGVNDEYEYEEVVFITGEPIKFTGQIKINEREKNDVKTVNYRFDLKPEDKSIKGKLTRNITVETKFNNRNDKGQAIGQTSLTKFSEKIEIGDDKFELKDYQFSKSDIIDKRPASDFYSGNIKGRKYYTINKDEGKVVVDISGGDVGYENFWGSTETQILNYYINYEKETDDTKVNWNGTVKVQVSDSLSKKLKYSDNMVNLSSFNGGYIKVTDREIISKYEYNLPRLKDGIPYKDRRNSGEIELSKKMVPKIERLIVPKFRDVNGHWAESYIEKLYSLDVFDEKSEFFTPDIPMTRLEFTRAIIKACDIRTLIDKKDRRSRRTKQEVEKSPFVDISADDKDYVYIKEGLSKGIIQGTSSGIFNPEGPLTRAQAITIIIRALGFNNKAPNPGYFTSFDDDRNIPDWARDSIYVAREIGIIRGDDNNRVYPNKVMTRAEASAMLVRFLEFLEKDLQKDYRENIVLFN; this is translated from the coding sequence TTGAAAAAAATATTAATATTTACAATAATATTTTTAGTATTTTTATCTTTTAATTCATATGCTTCACCTGTTGGATTTACAGGAGGGGTAAATGATGAATATGAATATGAAGAAGTTGTATTTATAACAGGAGAGCCTATAAAATTTACTGGACAAATAAAAATAAACGAAAGAGAAAAAAATGATGTAAAAACAGTAAATTATAGATTTGACCTTAAGCCTGAAGATAAGTCCATAAAAGGTAAACTAACTAGAAATATTACAGTTGAAACAAAATTTAACAACAGAAACGATAAAGGACAAGCTATAGGACAGACTTCTCTAACTAAATTTAGTGAAAAGATAGAAATAGGTGATGATAAATTTGAGCTTAAAGATTATCAATTTTCAAAATCAGATATTATAGATAAAAGACCTGCTTCAGATTTTTATTCAGGAAATATAAAAGGAAGAAAATACTACACTATTAATAAAGATGAAGGTAAAGTTGTTGTAGATATTTCAGGTGGAGATGTAGGATATGAAAACTTTTGGGGAAGTACAGAAACACAAATTTTAAATTATTATATAAATTATGAAAAAGAAACTGATGATACTAAAGTAAATTGGAATGGAACAGTTAAAGTACAAGTTTCAGATAGCTTAAGTAAAAAGTTAAAGTATTCTGATAACATGGTTAATTTATCTAGTTTTAATGGAGGATATATAAAAGTAACAGATAGAGAAATAATTTCAAAATACGAGTACAACTTGCCTAGATTAAAAGATGGTATACCTTATAAAGATAGAAGAAATAGTGGAGAAATAGAATTGAGCAAAAAAATGGTTCCTAAAATAGAAAGACTTATAGTTCCTAAATTTAGAGATGTAAATGGACATTGGGCTGAAAGTTACATAGAAAAACTTTATTCTTTAGATGTATTTGATGAAAAATCAGAGTTTTTCACACCGGATATACCAATGACACGTTTAGAATTTACAAGAGCTATAATAAAGGCTTGTGATATAAGAACTCTCATAGATAAAAAAGATAGGAGAAGCAGGAGGACAAAGCAGGAAGTAGAAAAGTCTCCATTTGTAGATATTTCTGCTGATGATAAAGATTATGTATATATTAAAGAGGGCTTAAGTAAAGGAATTATACAAGGTACATCTAGTGGAATATTTAATCCAGAAGGACCTTTGACAAGAGCTCAAGCAATAACGATTATAATTAGAGCTTTAGGATTTAACAACAAAGCACCTAATCCGGGGTATTTTACATCTTTTGATGATGATAGAAATATACCCGATTGGGCAAGAGACAGTATATATGTTGCAAGAGAAATAGGTATAATCAGAGGAGATGATAACAACAGAGTTTATCCTAACAAAGTGATGACGAGAGCAGAGGCGTCTGCCATGCTTGTAAGATTTCTGGAATTTTTAGAAAAAGACCTTCAAAAAGACTATAGAGAAAATATAGTACTTTTTAATTAA
- a CDS encoding class I SAM-dependent methyltransferase, with protein MTISKKILKEMNKLFPLPVHPFNLQNEGKKTYAEWQFEKGYETIKFYLPYTSLEEMFKDKTVLDVGCGAAGKSLYYASQGAEKVYGIDPVKSYKEEAEKLAEKKGLKDKFEFIIGDAANLPFEDDFFDTIILNDAMEHVDMPEKVLDECYRTLKKGGRVYINFPPYNHPYGAHLSDAIGIPWVHLFFSDKTLIEVYKDLVKDLPDGQSRINFRISRDKQGREYFSYINKMTIKRFNKIISKAKFVKRYYSEAPLRSIVSYLSKLPLLKEYFVKMVVFIGEK; from the coding sequence ATGACTATATCAAAAAAAATACTTAAAGAAATGAATAAGCTTTTTCCACTTCCAGTTCACCCATTTAACCTTCAAAATGAAGGAAAAAAGACATATGCAGAGTGGCAGTTTGAAAAAGGATATGAAACGATAAAATTTTATTTGCCATATACATCATTAGAAGAGATGTTTAAAGATAAAACAGTATTAGATGTAGGCTGTGGAGCGGCAGGGAAATCTCTGTACTATGCCAGTCAGGGAGCAGAAAAAGTATATGGAATTGATCCGGTAAAGAGCTATAAAGAAGAAGCTGAAAAACTTGCAGAAAAGAAGGGATTAAAAGATAAATTTGAATTTATAATAGGAGATGCAGCTAATCTGCCATTTGAAGATGATTTTTTCGATACCATCATATTAAATGATGCTATGGAGCATGTAGATATGCCGGAAAAAGTATTAGACGAATGTTATAGGACATTAAAAAAAGGAGGAAGAGTATACATCAACTTTCCGCCTTACAATCATCCTTATGGAGCACATTTATCTGATGCAATAGGTATACCGTGGGTACACCTGTTTTTTTCTGATAAGACGCTGATAGAAGTATATAAAGATTTAGTAAAAGATTTACCTGACGGACAGAGCAGAATAAACTTTAGAATAAGCAGAGATAAACAAGGCAGAGAATACTTTTCATATATAAATAAAATGACTATAAAGAGGTTTAATAAAATAATAAGCAAGGCAAAATTTGTAAAAAGATACTACAGCGAAGCCCCTTTAAGAAGCATAGTATCATATCTATCAAAACTGCCATTGCTGAAAGAATACTTTGTAAAAATGGTAGTATTTATAGGCGAAAAATAA
- a CDS encoding S-layer homology domain-containing protein, with translation MKRILLIFMCFIVMFSTNINSYAYAQEKLRPQLKGLSIESYKTIDNTYKAYKNGSNLIKNVSFKDINNSRYKRDIIKMAALSIIKGYGDKNIRPNKYATLQEAINLLVRMYGLEGKIQTDMADSLGEFQAKDMINSYTNEAYTNTALKNKIISEDDNYYNGNSYITLEQLLIWIGNLIDLKPINDDIQMVYNYKDFKDIKYKDLGMIEAVLQEGIYCGKNGYLRLNKNITRGELISLLSKVENRLYAKRKLLSFHGIIVDKKNEVVNINGENVLKIKYLIVNSDGKINIIEITKGYLEKDDENIVVYKNGNLRDYSALNIGDEIEYIVKNNQVIYAEVKDRTSVLNYIKEVQKKNKKIKVYNGTVVLKMWEKHWKDNDFYFIDRFTIRDNDGKEYDIICETDINNNKKYDTVVYKNNQLGGTSLLEEGDEVEYFIKDDKYVVFIRVKDIMF, from the coding sequence ATGAAAAGAATTTTATTAATATTTATGTGTTTTATAGTTATGTTTTCTACAAATATAAATTCTTATGCCTATGCACAAGAAAAATTAAGACCGCAGCTGAAAGGGTTATCTATAGAATCATATAAAACAATTGATAATACTTACAAAGCTTATAAAAATGGTTCTAATCTTATAAAGAATGTTTCTTTCAAAGATATAAATAACAGCAGATATAAAAGGGATATAATAAAAATGGCAGCACTATCGATTATCAAAGGATATGGGGATAAGAATATAAGACCAAATAAATATGCAACTCTGCAGGAAGCAATAAATTTATTAGTTAGAATGTACGGACTTGAAGGAAAAATACAAACAGACATGGCAGACAGTTTAGGAGAATTTCAAGCTAAAGATATGATAAACAGTTATACAAATGAAGCTTATACTAACACAGCTTTAAAAAATAAAATAATAAGCGAAGATGATAATTACTACAATGGAAATTCATACATAACTCTTGAACAATTATTGATATGGATAGGCAATTTAATAGATTTAAAACCTATTAATGATGATATTCAAATGGTATATAACTATAAGGATTTTAAAGACATTAAGTATAAAGACTTAGGTATGATAGAAGCAGTGCTTCAGGAAGGGATTTATTGTGGCAAAAATGGGTATTTGAGGTTGAATAAAAATATTACTAGAGGAGAACTGATAAGCTTACTAAGTAAAGTTGAAAATAGGCTTTATGCGAAAAGAAAACTTTTGTCTTTTCATGGAATAATTGTAGATAAAAAAAATGAAGTAGTTAATATAAATGGAGAAAATGTATTAAAAATAAAATATCTGATTGTAAATTCAGATGGAAAGATTAATATTATAGAGATTACAAAAGGTTATTTAGAAAAAGACGATGAAAACATAGTGGTATACAAAAATGGAAATTTGAGAGATTATTCTGCATTAAATATAGGAGATGAGATAGAGTATATTGTAAAAAACAATCAAGTTATATATGCAGAGGTAAAAGATAGAACTTCAGTATTAAATTATATAAAAGAAGTACAAAAAAAGAATAAAAAAATAAAAGTTTATAATGGAACAGTAGTTTTAAAAATGTGGGAAAAACACTGGAAAGATAATGATTTTTATTTTATCGATAGATTTACTATAAGAGATAATGATGGAAAAGAATATGACATAATATGTGAAACGGATATAAACAATAATAAAAAGTACGACACAGTAGTATATAAAAATAATCAGTTAGGAGGTACTAGTCTATTAGAAGAAGGAGACGAAGTAGAATACTTTATAAAAGATGATAAATATGTAGTGTTTATTAGAGTAAAAGATATTATGTTTTAA